In one window of Chryseobacterium viscerum DNA:
- a CDS encoding DUF779 domain-containing protein produces MEAKISRLSATEQALEVIRKLEDQYGPLMFYQAGGCCEGTQPQCFEKGGFFPRMNDAMIGTINGYEFWIDRDLFEYWKYSHFTLDVTDGFGPGGFSLETPLGKTFKVHYRLFTPDEYKNLEAVKRSE; encoded by the coding sequence ATGGAAGCAAAAATATCCAGACTCTCTGCAACAGAACAGGCACTTGAAGTGATCCGGAAATTGGAAGATCAATATGGACCACTCATGTTTTATCAGGCAGGAGGATGCTGTGAAGGTACGCAGCCGCAATGTTTTGAAAAAGGCGGATTTTTTCCCCGGATGAATGATGCAATGATCGGAACCATTAATGGATATGAGTTCTGGATAGACCGTGACCTATTTGAATACTGGAAATATTCACATTTTACATTAGATGTTACAGATGGCTTCGGACCTGGTGGCTTCTCTTTGGAAACTCCCTTAGGAAAAACATTTAAAGTTCACTACAGGCTTTTCACTCCGGATGAATATAAAAATCTTGAAGCTGTAAAACGCAGTGAGTAG
- a CDS encoding hydroxymethylglutaryl-CoA synthase family protein, producing MSFGIEAAGYYVPGLYLEIKDLAEKRGIEPAKLEKGLGLHKMGLSDVHEDAATFAAEALLKLIQDYNINPKEIARVYLGTESAVDAAKPTVSYAVQMVEQVLKEEFGARCFRNCDVLDMTFACVGGVDALHNALDFVRVNPDKKAVVIASDYAKYELASSGEYTQGGGAVALLVSSKPDLLEIENNWGVASESVFDFFKPRRTYNKEDLNGAPETYPEKIEIFTDEPVFDGQYSNQCYQDRIREAYNHYKEITGEKKPYENWKYIIFHLPYAFHGKRVFTEIYSLENGLPYETAEEQKAVAKSEDYLQLISDKIEKTQRASSEIGNMYTASVFMAFLSALQTSYNENEELSGEEIGFVGYGSGSKSKVFAGKVSVNWKKVVEKWNVFENLKQRTSVDFETYEKLHRKQLKESVNINYKGFGLVSIETENPVLIGARYYSYQK from the coding sequence ATGAGTTTTGGAATTGAAGCAGCGGGCTATTATGTGCCTGGTTTATATTTGGAGATTAAGGATTTAGCAGAAAAAAGAGGAATAGAACCGGCGAAATTGGAAAAAGGCTTAGGTCTTCATAAAATGGGGCTTTCTGATGTTCATGAAGATGCAGCAACCTTTGCCGCAGAAGCATTACTGAAGCTTATACAAGATTATAATATCAATCCTAAGGAAATAGCAAGAGTATATCTGGGAACAGAAAGTGCGGTGGATGCAGCAAAGCCTACAGTATCTTATGCTGTTCAGATGGTAGAACAGGTATTGAAAGAAGAATTTGGAGCAAGATGTTTCAGAAACTGTGATGTGCTGGATATGACATTTGCTTGTGTAGGAGGAGTAGATGCTCTTCATAATGCTTTGGATTTTGTAAGGGTGAATCCCGATAAAAAAGCAGTAGTGATTGCCAGTGACTATGCAAAATATGAATTGGCTTCTTCTGGTGAATATACACAAGGAGGAGGAGCTGTAGCTCTTTTGGTTTCATCAAAACCGGATCTTCTTGAAATTGAAAATAACTGGGGAGTTGCTTCAGAAAGTGTCTTTGATTTTTTCAAACCGAGAAGAACCTATAATAAAGAAGACCTGAACGGTGCTCCGGAAACATATCCCGAAAAAATTGAAATTTTCACAGATGAACCTGTTTTTGACGGGCAATATTCTAACCAATGCTACCAGGATAGGATAAGAGAAGCTTACAATCATTATAAAGAAATAACAGGAGAGAAAAAACCTTATGAAAACTGGAAATATATTATTTTCCATCTACCTTATGCCTTTCACGGGAAAAGGGTTTTTACTGAAATTTACAGTCTTGAGAATGGTTTGCCTTATGAAACTGCAGAAGAACAGAAAGCCGTTGCCAAATCTGAAGATTATTTACAATTAATCAGTGATAAAATAGAAAAGACACAAAGGGCTTCTTCCGAGATAGGGAACATGTACACAGCTTCTGTCTTTATGGCCTTTCTTTCTGCTTTACAGACATCCTATAACGAAAATGAAGAGCTTTCAGGAGAAGAAATTGGCTTTGTAGGCTATGGAAGTGGTTCAAAATCAAAAGTGTTTGCCGGAAAAGTTTCTGTGAACTGGAAAAAAGTAGTAGAAAAATGGAACGTATTTGAAAATTTGAAACAAAGAACTTCTGTAGATTTTGAAACTTATGAAAAACTTCACAGAAAGCAACTGAAAGAATCTGTAAACATAAATTATAAAGGATTCGGACTTGTTTCTATTGAGACTGAAAATCCGGTATTAATTGGAGCCAGATATTATAGTTACCAGAAATAA
- the adhP gene encoding alcohol dehydrogenase AdhP encodes MIPKTMKAAVVQGYGQPLKIEEVPVREPGRYEVLVKVIACGVCHTDLHAVDGDWPAKPKMPLIPGHEGVGIVVACGPESFVKEGDAVGVPWLYSACGCCDYCITGWETLCEAQKNGGYSVDGGFAEYVIADSRYVGHLKSDVNFLEIAPILCAGVTVYKGLKETETKPGEWVAISGIGGLGHVAVQYAKAMGMHVAAIDVADDKLELAKKLGADLVVNAKNTDPGQYLHKEVGGMHGALITAVSPIAFKQGIDVLRRKGTIALNGLPPGSFELPIFETVLKRITVRGSIVGTRKDMQEALDFANEGLVKATVTPAKLEDINDVFDKMKKGQIDGRIVLDIAGSN; translated from the coding sequence ATGATTCCAAAAACAATGAAAGCGGCAGTAGTTCAAGGCTACGGCCAGCCTCTGAAAATAGAAGAAGTACCCGTAAGAGAACCCGGAAGATATGAAGTCCTTGTTAAGGTAATAGCCTGTGGAGTCTGCCATACAGATTTACATGCTGTAGATGGTGACTGGCCTGCAAAACCCAAGATGCCTCTTATTCCCGGACATGAAGGAGTAGGTATTGTGGTAGCCTGCGGACCTGAATCTTTTGTAAAAGAAGGTGATGCCGTAGGTGTTCCCTGGTTGTACAGTGCCTGTGGATGTTGTGATTATTGTATCACAGGATGGGAAACCCTTTGTGAAGCACAGAAAAACGGAGGCTATAGCGTAGATGGCGGTTTTGCAGAATATGTTATTGCAGACTCAAGATATGTGGGACATTTGAAATCAGATGTTAACTTTCTTGAAATTGCTCCTATTTTATGTGCCGGAGTAACTGTTTATAAAGGATTAAAGGAAACAGAAACAAAACCTGGAGAATGGGTAGCTATTTCAGGAATCGGCGGGCTGGGACATGTAGCGGTTCAGTATGCCAAAGCAATGGGAATGCATGTAGCAGCCATTGATGTTGCTGATGATAAACTCGAACTGGCAAAAAAATTAGGAGCAGACCTTGTAGTCAATGCAAAAAACACTGATCCTGGACAATATTTGCATAAAGAAGTTGGCGGAATGCACGGCGCATTGATTACAGCCGTTTCTCCTATTGCCTTCAAACAAGGAATAGATGTTTTAAGAAGAAAAGGAACCATTGCTCTGAACGGTCTTCCTCCCGGCTCCTTTGAACTTCCGATTTTTGAAACAGTTTTAAAAAGGATCACTGTGCGAGGTTCCATCGTAGGAACCCGAAAAGACATGCAGGAAGCATTGGATTTTGCCAATGAAGGATTGGTAAAAGCCACAGTTACTCCCGCAAAACTGGAAGATATCAATGATGTATTCGATAAAATGAAAAAAGGACAGATTGACGGCAGAATCGTTTTGGATATTGCCGGCTCAAATTAA
- a CDS encoding AraC family transcriptional regulator has product MNNNSKILLNTPELRKENQLLSLVENQTKFNLNNCEFSIYETHKAAFDVKLHFENIAFTAMLRGKKHMKLDNKTNYFDYYPGESILVAPGETMVIDFPEADETPTQCISLSLNPDFIEDSLNYLNYHLPKVDETSQWNIQLDEYFLFNNKAIASATNNIMRIAMDDNSQKDIMADFALKELLIRLMQTQARSMVEKNIVKNKSRIGFVVDYIKRNLHQKLSIDTIAKLAYVSKSNFFKMFKDELGTSPNDFILQERISKAKELLASQISIKETAFQTGFSDTNYFTRVFKQLEGVTPKSYQDRMVLR; this is encoded by the coding sequence ATGAATAACAATAGTAAGATTTTATTAAATACTCCTGAATTACGTAAGGAAAACCAACTATTGAGTCTTGTTGAAAACCAGACGAAATTCAATCTAAACAATTGTGAATTCAGTATTTATGAGACTCATAAGGCTGCTTTTGATGTAAAACTTCATTTTGAAAATATTGCATTTACAGCAATGCTGAGAGGTAAGAAACATATGAAGCTGGATAATAAGACCAATTATTTTGATTATTATCCGGGAGAAAGTATTCTGGTTGCTCCGGGAGAAACAATGGTTATTGATTTTCCTGAGGCGGATGAAACCCCTACCCAATGTATTTCTTTAAGTCTTAATCCTGATTTTATAGAAGATTCTCTTAATTATCTCAATTATCATCTTCCCAAAGTGGATGAAACTTCGCAATGGAATATTCAGCTGGATGAATATTTTCTGTTCAACAATAAAGCGATTGCTTCTGCCACCAATAATATTATGAGAATTGCAATGGATGATAACTCACAAAAGGATATCATGGCTGATTTTGCATTGAAAGAACTTCTGATAAGACTGATGCAGACCCAGGCAAGAAGCATGGTAGAAAAAAATATTGTTAAAAATAAATCCAGGATAGGCTTTGTGGTAGATTATATTAAAAGAAATCTTCACCAGAAACTATCCATTGACACTATTGCCAAGCTGGCTTATGTAAGTAAATCCAATTTCTTTAAAATGTTCAAAGATGAGCTGGGAACTTCCCCAAATGATTTTATTTTGCAGGAAAGGATTAGCAAAGCAAAAGAGTTATTAGCCAGCCAAATCAGTATCAAAGAAACTGCTTTTCAGACCGGATTTTCAGATACAAATTATTTCACGAGAGTATTTAAGCAGCTGGAGGGAGTAACTCCGAAAAGCTATCAGGACAGAATGGTTCTGAGGTAA
- a CDS encoding SusC/RagA family TonB-linked outer membrane protein: MNVKLSVLTVGVLFFTGQTVLAQEKDSKNSKDKETKLEEVVVLGYSKTATKAKTTTSSVTVGSETLENRPNISVLSSIQGTAPGIVVNSASGSPGSGKFNILIRGASSLNGSTDPLYVVDGVITSGSQFRNLNSYDIDTFSILKDAQATAIYGNRAANGVVVITTKGGKFNAGMKVSYDALTSFSKLPTSDYNMSDGRQLLQIQKNLATGKGNTLTQDQINNWGTNTDWSKQFTRIGISQQHNLSITGGGENINNFLSLGYLDSEGTVKSTDFKRFTMRNNLNGKSKNGKLTFGAIMGLGYSRRNQLDDETNTGISNNTLQNPLFGSVLSLPYATPSPYANGLELYNAIKGDATNNRHWILQDNINGGIRNRFTELSISANANVNYKITDYLSVGNRTGIEYKQYDRTFARSPLGYLAISVAKGDGSTYGGFEDFSTIKDLTFNSITNITFNKSFGDHTISAGAYMDYIKAHVTTNTQRQNGLNPLQWEFGAGTGYIPFNPDTPNIYRPSNSATKVTAGTLAYFGTLDYDYKDKYGVSGVVRRDGSYRFLPTNRWETFWSVAARWNIDKEEFMANSGFRLLKLRASIGTTGNQNLGIASDNQNPLALLPNNFLDLYNGFSGYQNLLGYNFVNLSNPSLEWEQVKQSNIGVDFNYKGLVEGSVDYYQKRTSRMFNDIQKSSATGYYSIRGNDGVLDNKGIEGMIKYNVIRNENTKVSVFVNGAYNSNKIVSMNSENLAGDVVNAIGGPAGQYQLYSYVGVNRDNGNLQFLDKNGNITEAPTSADRVLTGKSRYAKFTGGFGFNVQHKGWFLDTLFSFQQGGWIYDNLQSWIMDPNAAATRNLSADLLNAWTPDNRDTDIPALKASNLSLGSSDRFLHRSDFIRLKNISVGYNFSKSQLGKLPVKGIKVFVQAENLYTWTDWKGFDPEPITSYSLNVYPNPKTISVGLNVDF, translated from the coding sequence ATGAATGTGAAATTAAGCGTTTTAACAGTCGGTGTTCTGTTTTTTACAGGGCAGACTGTATTAGCTCAGGAAAAGGACTCTAAGAACAGTAAGGACAAAGAGACAAAACTTGAGGAAGTTGTTGTTTTAGGTTATAGCAAGACTGCTACTAAAGCGAAAACAACAACATCTTCGGTTACTGTTGGTTCTGAAACCTTAGAAAACAGACCTAATATCTCGGTACTGAGCTCTATTCAGGGTACAGCTCCCGGGATCGTAGTAAATTCAGCATCTGGATCTCCAGGTTCTGGAAAATTCAATATTTTGATCAGAGGTGCTAGCTCCCTTAATGGTTCTACAGATCCTCTATACGTTGTGGATGGGGTAATTACTTCCGGTTCTCAGTTCAGAAACCTAAACTCTTATGACATTGATACGTTCAGTATCCTGAAAGATGCTCAGGCAACTGCTATCTATGGTAACAGAGCAGCAAACGGAGTTGTAGTAATTACAACTAAAGGTGGGAAATTCAACGCAGGAATGAAGGTGTCTTACGATGCATTAACTTCGTTCAGTAAACTGCCTACTTCTGACTACAACATGTCAGACGGTAGACAACTTTTACAAATTCAAAAGAATTTAGCAACTGGTAAAGGTAATACCTTAACACAGGATCAGATCAATAACTGGGGTACTAATACAGACTGGAGTAAGCAATTTACCCGTATAGGTATTTCTCAACAACACAACCTTTCCATTACAGGAGGTGGGGAAAACATCAATAACTTCTTGTCTCTAGGATATCTTGATAGTGAAGGTACTGTAAAATCTACAGACTTCAAGAGATTTACAATGAGAAATAACCTTAATGGTAAGTCTAAAAACGGAAAATTAACTTTTGGGGCTATTATGGGGTTAGGGTATTCCAGAAGAAACCAGCTGGATGATGAAACAAACACAGGTATTTCTAACAATACCCTTCAGAATCCTTTATTCGGAAGTGTTCTTTCATTACCATATGCAACACCTTCTCCATATGCAAATGGACTGGAGTTATATAATGCTATTAAAGGAGATGCTACTAATAACAGACACTGGATTCTTCAGGATAACATCAATGGGGGAATCAGAAACAGATTTACTGAACTAAGTATTTCTGCCAATGCTAATGTAAACTACAAAATTACAGATTATTTAAGCGTTGGGAACAGAACTGGTATAGAGTATAAGCAATACGACAGAACCTTTGCAAGATCACCACTAGGATACCTTGCTATCAGTGTAGCAAAAGGAGACGGATCTACATATGGCGGATTCGAAGATTTTTCTACAATAAAAGATCTTACGTTCAACAGTATTACGAATATTACATTCAATAAATCTTTTGGAGATCATACCATTAGTGCTGGTGCATACATGGACTATATTAAAGCTCATGTAACTACAAATACTCAAAGACAAAACGGTCTTAACCCATTACAGTGGGAATTTGGTGCAGGAACTGGTTATATTCCATTTAACCCGGATACACCAAACATCTATAGACCTTCTAATAGTGCTACAAAAGTAACTGCTGGTACCTTAGCTTACTTTGGAACTCTAGATTACGATTACAAAGATAAGTATGGAGTAAGTGGAGTTGTAAGAAGAGATGGTTCTTACCGTTTCCTTCCTACCAACAGATGGGAAACTTTCTGGTCAGTTGCGGCAAGATGGAATATCGACAAAGAAGAATTCATGGCTAATTCCGGATTCAGACTGCTTAAGCTAAGAGCTTCAATCGGTACTACAGGTAACCAGAACTTAGGAATTGCCAGTGATAACCAAAACCCATTAGCACTTCTTCCGAATAATTTCCTTGATCTATATAACGGTTTCTCAGGATACCAGAATTTATTAGGATACAACTTTGTAAACTTATCAAACCCTTCTCTAGAGTGGGAGCAGGTAAAACAAAGCAACATCGGAGTAGACTTTAACTATAAAGGATTGGTTGAAGGTAGCGTTGATTACTATCAGAAAAGAACATCAAGAATGTTCAATGACATTCAAAAATCATCTGCTACAGGATATTACTCAATCAGAGGTAACGACGGTGTTCTTGACAACAAAGGTATTGAAGGGATGATCAAGTACAATGTGATCAGAAACGAAAATACAAAAGTATCTGTTTTTGTGAACGGTGCATACAACTCAAACAAGATCGTTTCTATGAACAGCGAAAACCTTGCAGGAGATGTGGTAAATGCTATCGGTGGACCTGCTGGTCAGTATCAGCTATATTCATACGTTGGTGTAAACCGTGACAATGGAAACTTACAGTTCCTTGACAAAAACGGAAACATTACAGAAGCTCCAACATCAGCAGACAGAGTATTGACTGGAAAATCAAGATATGCTAAGTTTACAGGAGGTTTCGGATTCAATGTACAACATAAAGGATGGTTCCTTGATACATTATTCTCTTTCCAACAAGGAGGATGGATCTATGATAACTTACAATCATGGATTATGGATCCAAATGCAGCAGCAACAAGAAACCTTTCAGCTGATTTATTGAACGCATGGACTCCTGATAACAGAGATACAGATATCCCTGCACTAAAAGCAAGTAACTTAAGCTTAGGTTCTTCAGACAGATTCTTACACAGATCAGACTTTATCAGACTTAAAAATATTTCTGTAGGATATAACTTCAGCAAAAGCCAGTTAGGTAAACTGCCGGTAAAAGGAATCAAAGTATTTGTTCAGGCAGAAAACCTTTACACCTGGACAGATTGGAAAGGATTTGATCCGGAGCCAATTACTTCGTATTCATTAAATGTTTATCCTAACCCAAAAACCATATCTGTAGGTTTAAATGTTGATTTTTAA
- a CDS encoding aldehyde dehydrogenase family protein, with product MSTITEPRSATLLQRPEFKSRYDNYIDGKFTPPVKGQYFDVVSPVDGKNFTQVAHSSKEDLELAVDAAEKAFRTWKNTSSTERSIILNKIADRIEQNLEYLATVETIDNGKAVRETLVADLPLAIDHFRYFASVIRADEGSHNELDKDTVSLIVHEPLGVIAQIIPWNFPILMAVWKLAPALAAGNCVVLKPAESTPVSIMVLMELIGDLLPAGVINIVNGFGAELGRALVTNPKVAKAAFTGSTATGRMVMQYATENIIPVTLELGGKSPNVFFNSVMDADDEFLDKAIEGAVLFALNQGEICTCPSRLLVQEDIADAFIEKVIERVKAIKVGNPLDKTVMMGAQASKIQKDKILSYIQLGIEEGAEVLVGGEVNHLGEDLEDGYYIQPTVFKGNNRMRIFQEEIFGPVLAFTTFKDEEDAVKIANDTIYGLGAGVWTRDAHQLYNIPRQIEAGRVWVNQYHSYPAGAPFGGYKQSGIGRENHKMMLDHYRQTKNMLISYNKNKLGFF from the coding sequence ATGAGCACTATTACAGAACCAAGATCAGCCACGCTTTTACAGCGTCCGGAGTTCAAAAGCAGATATGATAATTATATTGACGGGAAATTCACGCCACCCGTTAAAGGGCAGTATTTTGACGTAGTCTCGCCAGTGGATGGGAAAAACTTTACCCAGGTTGCCCATTCCTCCAAAGAAGATTTGGAGCTGGCCGTAGATGCAGCAGAAAAAGCATTCCGTACCTGGAAAAATACTTCCTCTACAGAAAGAAGCATTATCCTGAACAAAATTGCAGACAGAATAGAACAGAATTTAGAATATCTGGCAACAGTAGAAACAATTGATAACGGAAAAGCCGTGAGAGAAACACTGGTGGCAGATTTACCTTTAGCAATTGATCACTTCAGATACTTTGCTTCCGTGATTCGTGCTGACGAAGGATCTCATAACGAACTGGATAAAGATACCGTATCTCTGATCGTTCACGAGCCACTGGGAGTAATTGCACAAATCATCCCATGGAATTTCCCGATACTCATGGCTGTCTGGAAATTGGCTCCGGCACTGGCGGCAGGAAACTGTGTCGTTTTGAAACCTGCAGAAAGTACTCCTGTTTCTATCATGGTTCTAATGGAACTTATCGGAGACCTTTTACCCGCAGGTGTTATCAATATTGTGAACGGATTTGGTGCAGAACTTGGAAGAGCCCTGGTAACCAATCCGAAAGTAGCAAAAGCAGCATTTACCGGTTCTACCGCTACAGGGCGTATGGTGATGCAGTACGCAACTGAAAATATAATTCCGGTAACCCTGGAATTGGGAGGGAAATCACCAAACGTTTTCTTCAACTCTGTAATGGATGCTGATGATGAGTTTCTAGATAAAGCGATAGAAGGTGCTGTACTTTTTGCCCTTAACCAGGGAGAAATTTGTACATGCCCTTCAAGATTGCTCGTTCAGGAAGATATTGCAGATGCCTTTATTGAAAAAGTGATTGAAAGAGTAAAAGCCATCAAAGTAGGAAATCCGCTGGACAAAACCGTAATGATGGGAGCTCAGGCCTCAAAGATTCAGAAAGATAAAATCCTTTCCTATATCCAGTTGGGAATAGAAGAAGGAGCGGAAGTGCTCGTAGGAGGAGAAGTTAATCATCTTGGAGAAGATCTGGAAGACGGATATTACATTCAGCCAACGGTTTTCAAAGGAAACAACAGAATGAGAATCTTTCAGGAAGAAATTTTCGGGCCGGTGCTGGCATTTACGACCTTTAAAGATGAAGAAGATGCAGTAAAAATTGCCAATGATACCATTTATGGACTTGGCGCCGGGGTTTGGACAAGAGATGCTCACCAGCTATACAATATCCCTCGTCAGATAGAAGCGGGAAGAGTATGGGTAAACCAATATCACTCTTACCCTGCAGGTGCTCCTTTCGGAGGTTACAAACAATCCGGAATCGGAAGAGAGAATCATAAAATGATGCTCGATCATTACCGCCAAACCAAAAACATGCTGATTTCTTACAACAAGAATAAGTTAGGTTTCTTTTAA
- a CDS encoding RagB/SusD family nutrient uptake outer membrane protein: protein MKRIINTILVVATLSSVAFTLNSCQDALDIKQAGQLEGEDLYTSVANLNEVLNGSVYAQLDPIDEIYFTAVFTDEVKPGSGSGGQEYTLHRHFLDPSSPIITGGTVGTVASDGIWLNNYRVINRVNRLLEGAKRITPTTVEEKNTYNAILAQARAIRAYCYVQLEAYFSADMKDPNALGVILLTDVPSTESKLPRAKNQDVYDFINADLDYARGILGNSTTPRRYKVDKNFVNAVAARFNLYRGEMALAKQNAELVINGSGLSLTIASPITGTNAAVPVTEADGSVFQSGPFSDTPTSKWNIAFYGGIDESTGNGIAGGSFNPYRRMWADTENGEAIFSLNRLPLGAGAAIGGKWNTNQSNISGAPMWFWGRNLYNIFKNTPGDIRKYAYVDPSSKPNPNYATATAGNTRTDGLVIDKYPGKISTATRNDVKVFRLSEMYFIIAEAEVAAGNLAAAHDKIQQVRVARNFEGTATTPTYSSAQLAYADILKERRVELALEGHRFIDLKRLAVSANVSMDRNPTDDIIDMKNLPNGDYRYTLPIPIREISANPNVKQNDKY, encoded by the coding sequence ATGAAAAGAATTATAAATACAATATTAGTTGTAGCAACCCTATCATCTGTGGCATTTACGCTGAATAGCTGTCAGGATGCACTAGATATAAAGCAGGCAGGACAATTAGAAGGAGAAGACCTGTATACAAGTGTTGCTAATCTTAATGAAGTTTTAAACGGATCTGTTTACGCTCAGTTAGACCCAATTGATGAGATCTATTTCACAGCGGTATTTACAGATGAAGTAAAGCCAGGATCTGGTAGTGGAGGACAGGAATATACATTGCACAGACATTTCCTAGATCCGTCTAGTCCTATTATTACTGGAGGTACAGTAGGTACTGTTGCCAGTGATGGAATCTGGTTAAACAATTATAGAGTAATCAACAGGGTAAACAGACTTCTTGAGGGAGCAAAGAGAATTACACCTACTACTGTTGAGGAGAAGAATACATACAATGCTATTCTTGCGCAGGCAAGGGCGATCAGAGCATATTGCTATGTACAGTTAGAGGCTTATTTCTCTGCTGATATGAAGGATCCTAATGCTTTGGGAGTTATTCTTCTTACGGATGTTCCTTCTACAGAATCGAAATTGCCAAGAGCTAAAAATCAGGATGTTTATGATTTCATTAATGCTGATTTGGATTATGCAAGAGGAATCTTAGGAAACTCTACTACTCCAAGAAGATATAAAGTAGATAAGAATTTTGTAAATGCTGTTGCTGCTCGTTTTAATCTCTACAGAGGTGAAATGGCATTAGCTAAGCAAAATGCAGAATTAGTAATCAACGGATCTGGTCTTTCTCTTACAATTGCATCGCCAATCACAGGTACCAATGCTGCAGTTCCAGTTACTGAAGCTGATGGTTCTGTGTTCCAATCCGGACCTTTCAGTGATACCCCTACAAGTAAGTGGAATATTGCATTCTACGGAGGAATTGATGAGAGCACTGGAAATGGTATAGCAGGAGGATCTTTCAACCCATACAGAAGAATGTGGGCTGATACTGAAAATGGAGAAGCTATTTTCTCTCTGAATAGACTACCTTTAGGAGCTGGTGCAGCTATTGGAGGAAAATGGAATACAAATCAGTCTAATATTAGTGGAGCACCAATGTGGTTCTGGGGAAGAAACCTATACAACATATTTAAAAATACTCCTGGAGATATCAGAAAATATGCCTACGTAGACCCTTCTTCAAAACCAAATCCAAATTATGCTACTGCAACAGCAGGAAATACCAGAACGGACGGATTGGTTATTGATAAATATCCTGGTAAAATAAGTACAGCTACAAGAAACGATGTGAAAGTTTTCAGATTGTCAGAAATGTACTTCATTATAGCAGAAGCTGAAGTAGCGGCAGGAAACCTTGCAGCAGCTCACGATAAAATTCAGCAAGTGAGAGTAGCAAGAAACTTCGAGGGAACAGCTACTACTCCTACTTATTCATCTGCACAATTAGCATATGCTGATATCTTGAAAGAACGTAGAGTTGAATTAGCACTTGAAGGACACCGTTTTATCGACCTTAAGAGACTTGCTGTATCAGCTAATGTATCTATGGACAGAAACCCTACGGATGATATTATCGATATGAAAAACCTTCCAAATGGTGATTACAGATATACATTACCTATTCCAATCAGAGAAATATCTGCAAACCCGAACGTTAAGCAGAATGACAAGTATTAA